In the Deltaproteobacteria bacterium genome, GGTACCGCGGCTCTGGGAGTTCCGGGCGTCGCTGCCGAAGACGGCGACCCAGCGCGTGGAGAAGTACAAGCTCAGGCGAGCGACTGGGCCGCCCCTCGGCTGACAGGCTGTCAGCTCGCCGGCGGGCACTGCTGCACGCAGGACTGGAAAGCCTGACGGCAGCTCTCCAGGCCTGGCCGCGCATTCTCGCGGGCCTGGTCGCGGCACTCGAACGCCTGGACCTGGGCGTTGTCGATGCACTGCTCCTGCTCCGGCGACCCGTCGGGGAAAATGTTCTTGCAGTTCTGGATGTCGCTGTCGCGTCGCGCGTTGCAGGCGGCGATGTCCGAGTTCAGCTGATCGAGGATCGGCTGGCGGCAGCCGTCCCGATCTGCTCGACACTGCTCGACGCACGCGTGGTCGCGGTTGAGACACGCGTCCACCGCCACCTGGAAGTCCTCGAGACAGTTCGCGTTGCAGGTCCTGAAGCTCTGCTTGGCGGTGTCCTTGCACTGGGCGACGGCGGCCGGGTCCGGCTGCTCGGGCGGGCCGCAGGCGCGTGCGCAAACCCTGAACTGTCTCCGGCACCGCTTGAGAGCCGGGCCGAACTGCTCGCGCGCGTCGTCGCGGCACTGGAACGCGACGACCTGCGCCTGGTCGATGCAGCGGTCGCGGTCGGCCGACCCCGCCGGGAACCGGTCCCGACAGTCCTGCTTCGCGCTCGCCAGCGTCGCGTCACAGGCGGCGAACGCCTGATCGATCCCCGTGGCCTCGCGGCAGTCCTCCCGCTTGGCGCGGCACACCTCCACGCACTGGTGGTCGCGATTGAGACATGCGTCCTTCGCGACCTGGAAATCCTCCACGCAGCCGGCCTTGCAGTCCCTGAACTCGCCGCGCGCGTCCTGGATGCACGGGTTGCCCCACGCCGCCGGAGCGCCGAGCGCGACGGCGAGCGTGAGGGCGGTTCCGAGCGATGGCCGTGCCGATGCGTTCTTCATCTGGTGTCCCCCCCCCTTGTTGCTTGCCCGAAACTCAAGCTAGCCGCGCGGTCTGCTGCCGCGCAAGAGCGTCCGAACGTTCGCAGACGCCGGATTCGTCGGTATCCTCCGGAGCGCTCGCGCACCCCGCAGCGCGGCGGCGTGCTTCTAGCGCGCGACGCCTTCGTGCCCCGCGTGGCCCGATGCGCGCGAGCGGGGCGCGGCGATCGATGACCCGAGAGCGGCTGAATCCCGTTCGCCAAGCGCCGCCGCGAAGACCTCGTGAACTTCCTCGGCGAGCTGGTCGATCGGCTTCTCGGCGAAGCTCGCGAAGGCGATCTCGTCGAGGACGCGGATGCGGATCGCGTGCCGGCCGCGGAGCACGAAGCCGTGCTTCGGAAGCGCGCGCGCCGTCCCCTCGACGACGATCGGGAGGAGCGGGACGCGCGCCCGCTGCGCCAGCACGAAGGCGCCCGCCTTGAAGGCCTTGAGCCGCCCGTCCGGCGAGCGGGTACCCTCGGGGAACATCATGATGGGGCTGCCCTCGGCGAGCGTCCGCTCACAGGCTCGCATCATCTCGGCGACGCTCCCGGCATCACCGCGGCGGAGCTTGATGTAGCCGTTGAGGGCCATGTTCCACCCGATGCAGGGGATGCGGAACATCTCGATCTTCGACACCCACTTGAAGTGCACGAAGAGGCGAAAGAGCACGAGGATGTCGAGGAACGATTGATGGTTCGCCACCATCACGTAGGGGACGCCCGGGCGGATCTTCTCCCGGCCCTCCACATGGACCCGCCAGGTGGGGTTCACCCAGGTGTAGAGCGACGCCCACAAGCAGGTGAAGCGGTGAAGGACGACGCGCCGCCGGTCGACGAGGGCGGTCGTCGCCCAGATGATGACCGCGACGGGAAAAAGGAGGAGCGAGCTCACGGTGATGAACGACCAGAAGAGAAGCGAGCCGGCGCGGGCGAGCATCGACGCCTGTTATCACGCGACCCGGCTCGCTTCCACCTCCCGAGGCTCGCTCGTCTCGCGCCGAGCGGCTGATCGCCACGGGAACTGGGCCGCGCTACTTCCGCTTCCTGCCGCTCCTGACCCGCTTGTGACCGGACTTGCGTTCCTGCTTCTTGCGCGCCTTGTGCTTGAGCGAAGCGCGCAGGCGGGCGGTCTTTCTCTTTTTCTGCGCCATGGTTGTCGTCTCCGAGTTGCGCCTGGCAGCTCACCCCGAGCCGCTTGGTTCAGCGGTCTCCGCTGCGCCGACCGCCACGGCCAGCCGTGTGTGCGGGTGTCGGACCGCGGCCGTGCGTGCCGCCGCCCTCTCCTCCGGTCGACCCGGAATCCTCTGCGACTATCTCGATCGTGCCCGCGTCGACGAGCTTCTTGAGCCCCGGGTGCTCGATGTCGTGCGAGGATA is a window encoding:
- a CDS encoding 1-acyl-sn-glycerol-3-phosphate acyltransferase produces the protein MLARAGSLLFWSFITVSSLLLFPVAVIIWATTALVDRRRVVLHRFTCLWASLYTWVNPTWRVHVEGREKIRPGVPYVMVANHQSFLDILVLFRLFVHFKWVSKIEMFRIPCIGWNMALNGYIKLRRGDAGSVAEMMRACERTLAEGSPIMMFPEGTRSPDGRLKAFKAGAFVLAQRARVPLLPIVVEGTARALPKHGFVLRGRHAIRIRVLDEIAFASFAEKPIDQLAEEVHEVFAAALGERDSAALGSSIAAPRSRASGHAGHEGVAR